The following coding sequences lie in one Capnocytophaga stomatis genomic window:
- the recO gene encoding DNA repair protein RecO, translating into MYSTTKAIVISALKYGDNSLIVKCFTEDLGVRSYLLQGVLSSKKTTLKPALFQPFMQLELVVSNRNTASLERIKEAKVTKVYQSIHTDIYKSSVTMLLAEICSFACANEYAEPDLYQFLEEKLCFFDENDFLPNFHLKFLIDLTRFLGFYPDTSNEDNLFFSLEEGTFSHSDETKHSISGKELIFFKNIISCEYSDLYEIKSSKNERNILLNHLLKYYQWHFPGFRKPKSLEVLQVLF; encoded by the coding sequence ATGTATTCAACAACTAAGGCAATTGTAATTTCAGCTTTGAAATATGGAGATAATAGCTTGATAGTTAAATGTTTTACCGAAGATTTGGGTGTTCGTTCGTACTTGCTTCAAGGCGTTTTATCCTCAAAAAAAACAACATTAAAACCAGCTCTTTTTCAGCCTTTTATGCAACTGGAATTGGTGGTAAGTAACAGAAACACAGCCTCTTTGGAACGCATCAAGGAAGCAAAAGTAACCAAAGTTTATCAGTCCATACACACAGATATTTACAAAAGTTCCGTAACAATGCTCTTAGCCGAAATTTGTTCTTTTGCCTGTGCTAATGAGTATGCAGAACCTGATTTGTATCAATTTTTAGAGGAAAAATTATGTTTTTTTGATGAAAATGATTTCTTGCCCAACTTTCATTTAAAATTTTTGATTGATTTAACACGATTTTTAGGATTTTATCCCGATACTTCCAATGAGGATAATTTATTTTTCAGTTTGGAGGAAGGAACTTTCAGTCATTCCGATGAAACAAAACATTCTATTTCGGGCAAAGAACTTATTTTTTTTAAAAATATTATTTCTTGTGAATATTCTGATTTATATGAAATTAAATCTTCAAAAAATGAAAGAAATATTCTTTTAAATCATCTTTTAAAATATTATCAGTGGCACTTTCCCGGTTTTAGAAAGCCAAAATCTTTGGAAGTTTTGCAAGTTTTATTTTGA
- a CDS encoding dihydroorotase has protein sequence MNILIKSAKILDKLSAFHKTTKDILISDGIITKISDAITAENVDKIIENVYVSQGWADSSVCFGEPGFEERETLENGMKTAEKSGFTHVLVNPLTNPVTDTKASVLYIKNQTKNFAATAHPIGALTEQSKGEALAELFDMKSGGAVAFGDYKKAIANNNLLKIALQYVQNFGGIVISFPNDSKIMGKGVVNEHISATKLGLKGIPALAEELCVARDLAVLEYTGGKLHIPTISTAKSVELIREAKNKGLDVTCSVAVHNIHFTDEILDGFDTNFKVLPPLRDKENVEALRKALKEGVIDFVTSDHNPLDIELKFKEFDYASFGTIGLENVFGIVNQYVDLETTVELLTSARKRFGIKTEPISENIQADLTLFTPERNYVFEKENILSTSKNSAFIGETLKGKVVGIIANNQFVMND, from the coding sequence ATGAATATATTAATCAAATCTGCAAAAATTTTAGATAAACTAAGTGCTTTCCATAAAACTACTAAAGATATTTTAATTTCTGATGGAATTATTACAAAAATTTCAGATGCCATTACAGCTGAAAATGTAGATAAAATCATTGAAAATGTGTATGTTTCGCAAGGTTGGGCGGATAGTAGCGTTTGTTTTGGTGAGCCGGGATTTGAAGAACGAGAAACTCTGGAAAATGGAATGAAAACAGCCGAAAAAAGCGGTTTTACGCACGTGCTTGTTAATCCATTAACGAATCCGGTGACAGACACAAAGGCTTCCGTATTGTATATCAAGAATCAAACGAAAAATTTTGCAGCAACAGCACACCCCATCGGAGCTTTGACAGAGCAAAGTAAAGGAGAGGCTTTGGCTGAATTATTCGATATGAAAAGTGGTGGAGCTGTGGCTTTTGGCGATTATAAAAAAGCAATAGCAAATAATAATTTATTGAAAATAGCGTTGCAATATGTACAGAATTTCGGAGGAATAGTAATTTCTTTCCCCAATGATTCAAAAATAATGGGAAAAGGAGTTGTTAATGAGCATATTTCCGCAACCAAATTAGGGCTAAAGGGAATTCCTGCCTTAGCCGAAGAACTTTGCGTTGCTCGTGATTTGGCGGTATTGGAATATACGGGCGGTAAGTTGCACATTCCAACCATTTCAACGGCGAAATCTGTGGAATTGATTCGTGAAGCAAAGAACAAAGGACTTGATGTAACTTGCAGTGTTGCAGTTCATAATATTCATTTTACTGATGAGATTTTGGACGGATTTGATACCAATTTTAAAGTATTACCGCCATTACGTGATAAAGAAAATGTTGAAGCCTTACGTAAAGCTCTGAAAGAAGGAGTGATTGACTTTGTGACTTCCGACCATAATCCGTTAGATATTGAATTGAAATTCAAGGAGTTTGATTATGCATCATTTGGTACTATCGGTTTGGAAAATGTTTTTGGTATTGTAAATCAGTATGTTGATTTGGAAACAACAGTAGAATTACTGACTTCTGCCCGCAAGCGATTTGGAATAAAAACGGAGCCAATTTCAGAGAATATTCAAGCGGATTTAACGCTATTCACTCCGGAAAGAAATTATGTATTTGAAAAAGAAAATATCTTATCAACTTCAAAAAATTCGGCTTTTATCGGAGAAACTTTAAAAGGAAAAGTTGTTGGAATTATAGCTAATAATCAGTTTGTTATGAATGATTAA
- a CDS encoding alpha/beta hydrolase, giving the protein METNNSLPLRYVMREPLVKVKRSPVIFMLHGYGSNEEDLFSFAGELPKEYTIISLRAPYRLPEFGYAWYSINFDEEQDRWSNNEQAIKSRDLVVDFIDEACKLFNLDTKNITLLGFSQGSILSMSIAISYPRKIRNVIALSGYLNTEILKEDYNEENHSALHFYVSHGTSDQVIPIEWARKTPEFLKNLGIECVYEEFPVGHGVAPQNFYSFRNWLSNN; this is encoded by the coding sequence ATGGAAACAAACAACTCTTTACCATTAAGGTATGTTATGCGTGAACCTTTGGTGAAAGTCAAGCGTTCGCCGGTTATTTTTATGCTTCACGGCTATGGAAGCAATGAAGAAGATTTATTTTCTTTTGCGGGAGAATTACCGAAAGAATATACAATCATCTCATTAAGAGCTCCGTACAGGCTTCCTGAGTTTGGATATGCTTGGTATTCAATCAATTTTGATGAGGAACAAGATAGGTGGAGCAATAATGAGCAAGCTATAAAATCACGTGATTTGGTGGTAGATTTCATCGATGAAGCGTGCAAATTGTTTAATTTGGATACGAAAAATATTACTTTGTTGGGATTCAGCCAAGGAAGCATTCTCAGTATGTCAATTGCAATTTCATATCCTCGTAAAATACGGAATGTGATAGCTTTAAGCGGATATTTAAATACAGAAATTTTGAAAGAGGACTACAATGAGGAGAATCATTCTGCTTTGCATTTTTATGTTTCGCACGGCACAAGCGATCAAGTAATTCCGATTGAATGGGCAAGAAAAACTCCGGAATTTTTAAAAAACTTAGGAATTGAGTGCGTGTATGAGGAATTTCCTGTTGGTCACGGAGTGGCTCCACAGAATTTCTATTCCTTTAGAAATTGGCTTTCAAATAATTAA
- a CDS encoding ion transporter codes for MRGVIKSKYDILKQQAYVIIYGTNTPLGKLFDIVLLILIFLSVIMVMLETVKDIDHQAHGILVFLEWFITVFFTLEYILRIISNRKPLQYIFSFYGIIDLISILPMYLSFFIPGSKALSVVRALRLLRVFRILELANFMNQGEELKMALRTSRTKIMVFIYFVLVICILLGSLMYVIESEESGFTSIPRSIYWCIVTLTTVGYGDIAPATTLGQMVASFVMVLGYGIIAVPTGIVTAEYSRVKRKNFDVRESEEYQKEQDVNAVVCPNCSNENHQEGAKFCCKCGVLLGREKDDRRT; via the coding sequence ATGCGAGGTGTAATAAAATCAAAATACGATATTTTAAAACAACAGGCGTACGTTATCATTTATGGTACAAATACGCCTTTGGGTAAGCTTTTTGATATTGTTCTGCTGATACTTATTTTCCTCAGTGTAATTATGGTAATGCTTGAAACTGTGAAAGATATAGACCATCAAGCTCACGGAATTTTAGTGTTTTTAGAGTGGTTCATCACAGTTTTCTTTACACTTGAATACATTTTGAGAATTATTTCTAACAGAAAACCGTTACAATACATATTTAGTTTTTACGGAATAATCGACTTGATTTCTATTCTACCGATGTACTTATCGTTTTTTATTCCCGGTTCAAAAGCTCTTTCAGTGGTTCGGGCTTTGCGTCTGTTGCGTGTTTTTCGTATTTTGGAACTCGCAAACTTTATGAATCAAGGGGAAGAATTAAAAATGGCACTGCGAACCAGCCGAACCAAAATAATGGTTTTTATCTATTTTGTTTTGGTGATTTGTATTTTGTTAGGTTCTTTAATGTATGTTATTGAAAGTGAGGAAAGTGGATTTACCAGCATTCCTCGAAGTATCTATTGGTGTATAGTTACCTTAACCACAGTGGGTTACGGAGATATTGCTCCGGCAACGACACTCGGACAAATGGTAGCTTCGTTTGTAATGGTTTTGGGATATGGTATCATTGCCGTTCCAACGGGAATTGTCACAGCTGAATATTCACGAGTAAAAAGGAAAAATTTTGATGTTAGGGAAAGCGAGGAATACCAAAAAGAACAAGATGTAAACGCAGTTGTTTGCCCGAATTGCAGCAATGAAAATCATCAGGAAGGAGCTAAATTTTGCTGCAAATGTGGAGTTTTATTAGGAAGAGAAAAAGATGATAGAAGAACATAA
- the miaA gene encoding tRNA (adenosine(37)-N6)-dimethylallyltransferase MiaA, producing MIEEHNNLLITVVGPTAIGKTRLAIELAKQFDTEIISCDSRQFFKEMRIGTAVPEPSELEAVKHHFIQHKSIFDSYSVGDFERDAIQLLEELFENRKVVVMVGGSGLYADAVIKGLDEFPEVPEEVRAELNQKYLQKGIEYLQEELKKLDFVQYSRMDIQNPQRLIRALEVCLASGKPYSSFLNRKETKRNFSHIEIGLTAERDIVYQRINQRVEQMLEQGLLCEVQELIPYKNLNALQTVGYRELFQFFEGKYSLDFAIEEIKKNTRRFAKRQYTWFGKNENIKWFDYQCNISDVLKQINFNRSD from the coding sequence ATGATAGAAGAACATAACAATTTGTTAATAACTGTTGTAGGTCCTACCGCTATTGGCAAAACGCGTTTGGCAATAGAATTAGCAAAACAATTTGATACAGAGATTATTTCGTGTGATTCTCGTCAATTTTTCAAGGAAATGCGAATTGGAACAGCAGTTCCCGAACCATCTGAGTTGGAAGCAGTAAAGCATCATTTTATTCAACATAAAAGTATTTTTGATTCTTATTCTGTTGGAGATTTTGAACGTGATGCAATCCAACTTCTTGAAGAGCTTTTTGAGAACAGAAAAGTTGTAGTGATGGTAGGAGGGAGCGGACTTTATGCTGATGCAGTTATAAAAGGGCTTGATGAATTTCCTGAAGTTCCCGAGGAAGTTCGTGCGGAATTAAATCAGAAATATCTTCAAAAAGGAATTGAATATCTGCAAGAAGAGTTAAAAAAGTTAGATTTTGTACAATATTCCCGAATGGATATACAAAATCCACAACGGCTGATTCGGGCTTTGGAGGTGTGTTTGGCAAGTGGAAAACCATATTCTTCTTTTTTAAATAGGAAAGAAACCAAAAGAAATTTTTCACATATAGAAATTGGACTTACTGCCGAGAGAGATATTGTATATCAGCGGATTAACCAACGAGTGGAACAAATGCTCGAACAAGGTTTGCTTTGTGAGGTTCAAGAATTAATTCCTTATAAAAATTTAAATGCTTTACAAACAGTAGGTTACAGGGAATTATTTCAGTTTTTTGAAGGAAAATATTCATTGGATTTTGCAATAGAGGAAATCAAAAAAAATACTCGGCGTTTTGCCAAGCGACAATATACTTGGTTTGGTAAAAATGAAAACATTAAATGGTTTGATTATCAGTGTAATATATCAGATGTTTTAAAACAAATTAACTTTAATCGAAGCGATTAA
- the mscL gene encoding large conductance mechanosensitive channel protein MscL: MGFLKEFKEFAVKGNVIDLAVGVIIGGAFGSIVNSMVSDVITPLLLTPALEAAGADRLEELVWNGVSYGKFLAAVINFIFIAFILFVMIKGINSMKKKEAEAPAPPAGPTQEELLAEIRDLLKK; the protein is encoded by the coding sequence ATGGGATTTTTAAAAGAATTTAAAGAGTTTGCCGTAAAAGGAAACGTGATTGATTTGGCTGTCGGTGTTATCATCGGAGGGGCTTTTGGTTCAATTGTTAATTCAATGGTATCAGATGTGATTACGCCATTGTTATTGACTCCGGCTTTGGAAGCAGCAGGAGCAGACAGATTAGAGGAACTTGTTTGGAACGGAGTATCTTACGGTAAGTTTTTAGCGGCTGTTATTAACTTCATTTTCATTGCTTTCATATTGTTTGTGATGATTAAAGGAATTAATTCAATGAAGAAAAAAGAAGCGGAAGCTCCAGCACCTCCTGCAGGACCTACACAAGAGGAATTACTTGCGGAAATCAGAGATTTATTGAAAAAATAA
- a CDS encoding DnaJ C-terminal domain-containing protein codes for MAYIDYYKTLGVEKTATSEEIKKAYRKLARKYHPDMNPGDKVSEQKFKEINEANEVLSDPENRAKYDKYGENWKHGEEYEKAQRQYSRNNFDETDYESSADYSEFFRDMFGGAGFGGSSYSRASGKFKGQDIYAEVSLSFREAAQKQQKTFSVNGRNIRITVPAGVHDGQQIKLKGYGSKGYNGGPSGDLYITFNIQPDTQFERVGNDLKTRVLIDLYTAMLGGEIQVETLEGKVKLKVQPETQNGMVVRLKGKGFPVYKKEGEFGDLFITYEVQLPKNLTDKQKDLFEQLKNS; via the coding sequence ATGGCATACATAGATTATTACAAAACTTTGGGCGTTGAAAAAACGGCAACTTCCGAAGAAATAAAGAAAGCGTATAGGAAGTTAGCCAGAAAATATCATCCGGATATGAATCCGGGAGATAAGGTTTCGGAGCAAAAATTCAAGGAAATTAATGAAGCTAACGAGGTGCTTAGCGATCCGGAAAACCGAGCGAAGTATGACAAATACGGAGAAAATTGGAAACACGGGGAGGAGTACGAAAAAGCACAACGTCAATATTCAAGAAATAACTTCGATGAGACAGATTATGAGAGTTCGGCGGATTATTCCGAGTTTTTCAGAGATATGTTTGGCGGAGCGGGCTTTGGCGGAAGTTCCTACAGCCGTGCATCAGGTAAGTTCAAGGGACAAGATATTTATGCCGAAGTATCACTTTCTTTCAGGGAAGCAGCTCAAAAGCAACAAAAGACGTTTTCTGTCAACGGAAGAAACATTCGTATCACTGTGCCGGCTGGGGTTCACGATGGGCAGCAAATAAAACTGAAAGGTTACGGAAGCAAAGGATACAACGGAGGACCGAGCGGAGATTTGTACATAACTTTTAATATTCAGCCTGATACGCAGTTTGAACGCGTGGGTAATGATTTGAAAACCAGAGTTTTGATTGATTTATACACAGCGATGTTGGGTGGAGAAATTCAAGTGGAAACCTTGGAAGGAAAAGTGAAACTAAAGGTACAGCCTGAAACTCAGAATGGTATGGTAGTACGCCTGAAAGGAAAAGGTTTTCCTGTGTACAAGAAGGAAGGAGAATTCGGAGATTTGTTTATCACATATGAAGTTCAGCTTCCTAAAAACTTGACAGACAAGCAAAAAGACCTATTCGAACAACTTAAAAATTCATAG
- a CDS encoding chaperone modulator CbpM: MEGRISREEIIRIYNIEIAFFNELEACGLIQTEVVDETIYLNYDQLSNFERFTNWYYDLEVNMPGLEIIHHLLNQIQSLQEENRKLLGR, from the coding sequence ATGGAAGGAAGAATTTCAAGAGAGGAAATTATCAGGATATACAACATTGAAATTGCTTTTTTCAATGAGTTGGAGGCTTGTGGGTTGATTCAAACTGAGGTCGTGGATGAAACTATTTATCTTAATTACGACCAGTTGTCTAATTTTGAGAGATTTACAAATTGGTATTATGATTTGGAAGTAAATATGCCAGGCTTGGAAATTATCCATCATTTGCTAAATCAAATTCAATCATTACAAGAAGAAAATAGGAAATTATTGGGCAGATAG
- a CDS encoding thioredoxin family protein, translating to MEKKQIIQKSLLKSISYTTYRNLIDKMVEEGKTSGPEQTQDLIDYTALNEKRYKRLDKTIKISEEKAEFFKNYSKSVTFLVITETWCGDAAQIVPVINKIAELNPKITLKLVFRDENEELMNLFLTNGGKAIPIVVVLDLEDNVLASWGSRPSIATKMVEDYKAQHGKLSAEFKEELQKWYNQDKGNNIVDDFIKILSEK from the coding sequence ATGGAAAAAAAGCAAATCATTCAAAAAAGCTTGCTAAAAAGCATATCATACACAACCTACAGAAATCTTATTGATAAAATGGTTGAGGAAGGCAAAACAAGTGGTCCGGAACAAACTCAAGACCTTATTGATTATACGGCACTTAACGAGAAACGTTACAAGAGATTGGATAAAACTATAAAAATTTCAGAGGAAAAAGCTGAATTTTTTAAAAATTATTCAAAAAGTGTTACTTTTCTTGTAATTACGGAAACTTGGTGTGGAGACGCTGCTCAGATAGTTCCTGTTATTAACAAAATAGCAGAATTAAATCCTAAAATCACTCTAAAATTAGTGTTTAGAGATGAAAATGAGGAGCTTATGAATTTATTTCTTACCAACGGCGGAAAAGCAATCCCAATTGTTGTAGTTTTGGATTTGGAAGATAACGTGTTGGCATCGTGGGGCTCTCGTCCGTCAATTGCTACTAAAATGGTTGAAGATTATAAAGCTCAGCACGGAAAATTATCTGCGGAATTCAAAGAAGAATTACAGAAGTGGTACAACCAAGATAAAGGAAACAACATTGTTGATGATTTTATCAAAATATTAAGCGAGAAATAA